One part of the Cucumis sativus cultivar 9930 unplaced genomic scaffold, Cucumber_9930_V3 scaffold64, whole genome shotgun sequence genome encodes these proteins:
- the LOC116406081 gene encoding methyl-CpG-binding domain-containing protein 11-like, translated as MASTLEKQGSKEGILFLELPAPPGWNKKFLPKLDGITKKNEIIFIAPTGEAIHNKRQLDQYLKSHPGNPASSEFDWRTGETPRRSARISEKAKATPPSPQLNDVRNEHENKLFRKRLRLKRQLLSHTVWRR; from the exons ATGGCGAGCACACTGGAAAAACAGGGGTCTAAAGAGGGTATTCTGTTCCTGGAATTGCCTGCTCCTCCTGGTTGGAACAAAAAG TTTCTACCCAAGTTAGATGGGATCactaagaaaaatgaaatcatcTTCATAGCTCCTACAGGGGAGGCGATCCATAACAAAAGGCAGCTGGATCAGTACTTGAAATCACATCCAGGTAATCCAGCATCTTCTGAGTTTGATTGGCGTACTGGTGAAACGCCTAGAAGATCAGCTAGAATTAGTGAGAAGGCAAAGGCAACTCCCCCCTCACCTCAATTGAACGACGTAAGAAACGAACACGAAAACAAGCTCTTTCGAAAAAGGTTGAGGTTAAAGAGACAGTTGTTGTCCCATACGGTTTGGAGGAGGTAG
- the LOC116406078 gene encoding glucan endo-1,3-beta-glucosidase 14-like, with protein MMGSCFFQHLIPLLFVFSSPPALLTVEAFTGTYGINYGRIANNIPSPDKVVTLLRAAKIKNVRIYDADHSVLKAFSGTGLEIVISIPNENLKDMSANEDHAMNWVKQNVQPFLPDTLICGIAIGNEILGGSDFELWTVLLGAAKNVYNAVKKLDLDGLIQITTAHSQAVFSNSFPPSSCKFRDNVAQYMKPLLQFFSQIGSPFCLNAYPFLAYMSDPGNIDINYALFLSTKGIYDPKTHLHYDNMLDAQIDAAYAALEDAGYKDMEVIVTETGWASHGDENEKAATIDNARTYNYNLRKRLAKKKGTPLRPKNVVKAYIFALFNENLKWGPTSERNYGLFKPDGSISYDIGFQGLQSSSANSLLSTIKEQGGRGCYEHQISVAIISALTLLLFLQ; from the exons ATGATGGGTTCTTGCTTCTTTCAGCACTTGATTCccttattatttgttttctctaGTCCTCCTG CTTTGTTAACAGTAGAAGCATTCACTGGGACTTATGGAATAAACTATGGAAGAATTGCAAATAACATCCCTTCACCTGATAAAGTAGTTACTCTTCTTAGAGCTGCTAAGATAAAGAATGTTAGGATTTATGATGCCGATCACAGTGTTCTTAAGGCCTTCAGTGGGACAGGGCTAGAGATTGTTATTAGCATTCCAAATGAAAACTTGAAAGATATGAGTGCAAATGAAGATCATGCCATGAACTGGGTTAAACAAAATGTGCAGCCCTTCCTTCCAGACACCCTTATTTGTGGGATTGCTAtaggaaatgaaattttgggaGGGAGTGATTTTGAGTTGTGGACAGTATTGTTGGGTGCAGccaaaaatgtttataatgcTGTAAAGAAACTCGATTTAGATGGTCTAATTCAGATAACTACAGCACATTCCCAAGCCGTCTTTTCTAACTCGTTTCCTCCCTCATCTTGTAAATTCAGAGATAATGTTGCTCAGTATATGAAACCTCTATTGCAATTCTTCTCACAGATTGGCTCTCCTTTCTGTTTAAATGCATACCCATTTCTAGCCTACATGAGTGACCCTGgaaatattgatattaattatGCTCTTTTTCTATCAACAAAAGGGATTTATGATCCTAAAACTCACCTGCATTATGATAACATGCTAGATGCTCAGATTGATGCAGCTTACGCTGCATTGGAAGATGCTGGATATAAAGATATGGAAGTCATAGTTACAGAAACAGGATGGGCTTCACAtggagatgaaaatgaaaaagcagCTACTATAGATAATGCACGGACATACAATTATAACTTGCGGAAACGGCTTGCCAAGAAGAAAGGAACTCCTCTTAGACCAAAAAATGTGGTTAAGGCTTATATCTTTGCATTGTTTAATGAGAATTTGAAGTGGGGACCTACTTCTGAGAGAAACTATGGACTTTTCAAGCCTGATGGAAGCATTTCATATGATATTGGCTTCCAGGGACTTCAATCTTCATCTGCAAATTCACTACTTTCAACAATTAAG GAACAGGGAGGTAGAGGTTGCTATGAGCATCAAATCTCAGTAGCAATAATATCTGCTTTAACTCTGCTTCTATTCTTGCAATGA